The following are encoded in a window of Poecile atricapillus isolate bPoeAtr1 chromosome 3, bPoeAtr1.hap1, whole genome shotgun sequence genomic DNA:
- the MRPS18A gene encoding large ribosomal subunit protein mL66 isoform X2: protein MAATSLLRGGLRRIFSGLLGSHWAALPARALRQVVEVTEGNTTTIEGRIIEDAEAPPPPNPSGQCPICRWNLKHKYDYVDVLLLSQFIRSDGGMLPRRVTGLCLEEHKKVAVCVQMAHRAGLLPNHRPPLPEGHIAKKPKLNRYLTRWPVRSAKPIWKRGPKWCKKPFPVGHPLLKDNVKYTQKPLCLNH, encoded by the exons ATGGCGGCGACCAGCCTGCTGCGCGGGGGGCTGCGGCGGATCTTCTCCGGGCTCCTGGGGAGCCATTGGGCCGCGCTGCCGGCCCGAGCCCTTCGCCAGG TCGTGGAGGTGACTGAAGGCAACACGACCACA ATTGAAGGGAGAATTATAGAGGATGCTGAAGCACCACCTCCTCCAAACCCCTCTGGCCAGTGTCCCATCTGTCGCTGGAACCTGAAACATAAGTACGATTATGTG GATGTCTTGCTCCTGAGTCAGTTTATTCGTTCAGATGGAGGGATGCTGCCACGAAGGGTCACAGGCCTCTGCTTGGAGGAGCACAAGAAGGTTGCTGTCTGTGTGCAGATGGCTCACCGTGCAG gttTGTTGCCAAACCATAGGCCTCCACTTCCTGAAGGGCATATTGCCAAGAAACCCAAACTGAACAG GTACCTGACCCGCTGGCCAGTCAGATCTGCAAAACCCATTTGGAAGAGGGGCCCTAAGTGGTGCAAAAAGCCTTTTCCAGTTGGACACCCTTTGCTGAAGGATAATGTCAAATATACACAAAAGCCTCTCTGTTTAAACCACTAG
- the MRPS18A gene encoding large ribosomal subunit protein mL66 isoform X1, translating into MAATSLLRGGLRRIFSGLLGSHWAALPARALRQVVEVTEGNTTTIEGRIIEDAEAPPPPNPSGQCPICRWNLKHKYDYVDVLLLSQFIRSDGGMLPRRVTGLCLEEHKKVAVCVQMAHRAGLLPNHRPPLPEGHIAKKPKLNRAPVTLHPNYSFLHLESRNSCSCSGPYHTQGGKQSPEVPDPLASQICKTHLEEGP; encoded by the exons ATGGCGGCGACCAGCCTGCTGCGCGGGGGGCTGCGGCGGATCTTCTCCGGGCTCCTGGGGAGCCATTGGGCCGCGCTGCCGGCCCGAGCCCTTCGCCAGG TCGTGGAGGTGACTGAAGGCAACACGACCACA ATTGAAGGGAGAATTATAGAGGATGCTGAAGCACCACCTCCTCCAAACCCCTCTGGCCAGTGTCCCATCTGTCGCTGGAACCTGAAACATAAGTACGATTATGTG GATGTCTTGCTCCTGAGTCAGTTTATTCGTTCAGATGGAGGGATGCTGCCACGAAGGGTCACAGGCCTCTGCTTGGAGGAGCACAAGAAGGTTGCTGTCTGTGTGCAGATGGCTCACCGTGCAG gttTGTTGCCAAACCATAGGCCTCCACTTCCTGAAGGGCATATTGCCAAGAAACCCAAACTGAACAG GGCTCCTGTCACACTTCATCCAAACTACTCATTTCTGCACTTGGAGTCCAGGAATTCTTGTTCTTGCTCAGGACCCTACCATACTCAAGGGGGCAAGCAGAGCCCTGAG GTACCTGACCCGCTGGCCAGTCAGATCTGCAAAACCCATTTGGAAGAGGGGCCCTAA